Part of the Streptomyces antimycoticus genome, ATGGCATTGCGCGCGGAGACGTCGGCCGCGCTGACCATGTGCCCCTGCTCCCGCGGCGGCTCCCAGCCGGCGGGCCGCCAGCCGTCGGCCGGTACCCGCACCAGCAGCACGCCGAGGGTCATGAAGACCGCGTAGGTCAGGCCGTGCACCAGGAAGGTGGCGGCGATGCCGCTGTTGTCGGTGCCGAAGCGCTCCATCAGCCAGCTCGACCAGGGCGAGGCGATCAGCGCGCCGCCGCCGAAGCCCATGATGGCGATGCCGGTGGCCATGCCGGGCCGGTCGGGGAACCACTTCATGAGGGTGGAGACGGGGGAGATGTATCCGATACCGAGACCGATCCCGCCGATGAAGCCGTAGCCGAGGACGACCAGCCAGTACTGGCTGGTGGCGGCGCCGAGCGAGGCGACGAGGAAACCGGAGGAGAAACAGACGAGAGAGACGAACATCGCCCAGCGCGGGCCGTTGCGCTCGACGAGCGTCCCGCCGAAGGCGGCGGACAGGCCGAGCATCACGATGCCCAGTTGGAAGGGGAGTGCGCTGGCCGTGCCCGAGAGGTCCATGGAGGACTCCAGGGGCGGCTTGAACACGCTCCAGGCGTACGCCTGGCCGATGGAGAGGTGGACGGCTAGGGCGGCCGGCGGCACCAGCCAGCGGCTCCAGCCCGGTGGGGCCAGGGTGCGCGAGCGGTGCAACGGACCGAGTCGATCATTGGTGGGCATGTGCCCGGACTTTAAGGATTCAACGAGTCAATGACTAGACGTCGAAGCGCCTGGGATGTGTCGACCGTGTGGACGGGGTGGGTAAACTGTAGACAATAACCAATCCGGGGCATCCGGTGAGCGGCGAGCCAGAGGGGGCGCGATGCTGTCCAGGGGACTGCCGAACGGCGCGGTACCGAAGCTGGAGCGGCCCGGTCCACTCCGCGAGCGCGTCTATGAGGCGCTGCTCGAACTCATCACCACCCGCGCCCTCCGCCCCGGCCAGCACCTCGTGGAGAGCGAGCTCGCCGGGCAGCTCGGGGTCTCCCGTCAGCCGGTGCGCGAGGCCCTCCAGCGGCTCAACACCGAAGGCTGGGTCGATCTGCGGCCCGCGCAGGGCGCGTTCGTCCACGAGCCCACCGAGGAGGAGGCCGATCAGCTCCTTACGGTGCGCACGCTCCTGGAGGCCGAGGCCGCCCGGCTGGCCGCCGCCGGAATCGACGCGGCCGGAATCGCCGCGCTGGAGGGCCTGTGCGCGAAGGGTGAGCGCGCGGTGCTGGACGACGATGTGGACGGCGCGGTCGCGGCGAACGCCGAATTCCACGCCAAGGTGATGGAGCTGGCCGGAAACGCGGTTCTGTCCGAGCTGGCCGCCCAGGTGGACCGCAGGGTCCGCTGGTACTACACCCCGGTCGCCCGTCAGCGCGGCAAGCAGTCCTGGATCGAGCACCGCGAGCTGATCGCGGCCATCACCGCCGGTGACGAGCACGGGGCCACGGCCGTCATGCGCGCCCACACCGAACACACCCGCCGCACGTACCACGACCGCGAGCGGTCCTGACCCCTCCGCCGGTCCGGCCGTTGCCGGGCGGCGTCATCCCCGAGTGGCGTCGATGCGCTCGACCGCCTCCTTGGCCTCCTTCAAGCCGGCGTCGGTGAGCTGCCGGTAGGCCTTGATGGCCTCGACCTTCTTGCCCTCCCGCAGCAGGGCCGTCACCCGCCGCAGGTCGGGCCCGACCACCTCGATGTCCAGGTGGTCGAGGATCAGGTCCAGCTTGTGCTCGATACGGTCCGCCCTGCGCTGGATCTTCTTGATCCTCGACTCCAGCAGCGAGTACTGCAAAACGAGGGCCACGAGCAAGACGTACGCCGCTATCTCCATGACCGCCGATCGTAGTGGTCGCAGTGGCCGAACCCTTTCGCCGGTCCCGCGCTCCCGAGCCGCTGTCTCTCCGTGGTGTCCCGAAATCAACTCGGCTTTGTCCTGCGACAGGAGAAAGTCGTAGCCAATTGCGGCGCAAGTTCTTCCCACCCCCGACAACCGCTGCTACGTTCCCCGTGAAAGCCCGGTGACGTGAATGCCGATGACGGCGGGAGGGCAGCGTGAGGCGCATGACGGCACGACCGGCGAACGCGCATCAGGCGCGACTGCTCCGCCTGCTGCGCGACGGTGGCCCCAACTCCCGTGCTCAGCTGGGCGATCAGATCGACCTCTCGCGTTCGAAGCTCGCCGTGGAGATCGACCGGCTGCTGGAGACCGGGCTGGTGGCCGCGGACGGGCTCGCGGCCTCGCGCGGTGGCCGGCGCTCGCACAACATCCGGCTCGCGCCCGGGCTGCGGCTGCTCGGCGTCGACATCGGCGCCACCTCCGTGGACGTCGCGGTGACCAATGCCGAACTGGAGATTCTCGGCCATCTCAACCAGCCCATGGATGTGCGCGAGGGACCGGTCGCGGTCTTCGAGCAGGTGCTGGACATGGCCGCGAAGCTCCGGGCCTCCGGGGTGGCCGAGGGGTTCGACGGGGCGGGCATAGGAGTGCCCGGCCCCGTGCGGTTCCCCGAGGGCGTGCCGGTGGCGCCGCCGATCATGCCGGGGTGGGACGGCTTCCCCGTACGGGAGGCGCTCAGCCAGGAGCTGGGCTGCCCGGTGATGGTCGACAACGATGTGAACCTCATGGCGATGGGGGAGCAGCACGCCGGAGTCGCCCGTTCCGTCAAGGACTTCCTCTGCGTGAAGATCGGCACCGGTATCGGCTGCGGGATCGTCGTCGGCGGTGAGGTCTACCGCGGTACGACGGGCAGCGCGGGTGACATCGGCCACATCCAGGCCGAACCCGACGGCCGCCCCTGTGCCTGCGGCAACCACGGCTGTCTGGAGGCGTACTTCGGTGGCGCGGCACTGGCCCGCGACGCCGAGGCGGCCGCCCGCGACGGCCGGTCCGCCGAACTCGCCGCCCGGCTGGAGGAGGTGGGCAGCCTCGCCGCCACGGACGTCGCGGCGGCGGCGTCGGCGGGCGACGCGACCGCCCTGGACCTCATCAGGGAGGGCGGCACCCGTACGGGCCAGGTCATCGCCGGGCTCGTCAGCTTCTTCAACCCCGGTCTGGTGGTCATCGGCGGCGGTGTCACCGGGCTCGGCCATACGCTGCTCGCCGCCATACGGACCCAGGTCTACCGCCAGTCCCTGCCCCTGGCCACCGGCAACCTCCCCATCGTGCTGGGCGAACTCGGCCCGGCCGCCGGGGTCACCGGCGCGGCCCGCCTGATCAGCGACCACCTCTTCTCCCCGGCCTGACGGCCTGATCCAGCCCGGCCACGGCCGGTCCGTACCTCGGCACAGCGCAGCAGCACGGCACCCGCACCGCCCCTCGGCATACGCCATGTCGAGGCATGAGCCGCACGACCGGCACCACTGAGCCGCACCACCCGGGCACCACCGAGCCGCAACCCCAGGGCACCACCGAGCCGCACCACCCGGCACCACCGTGGCGGCGCACCGTACCCCGGCGCGCCCCGCGCCCCACCACGGCACCACATCAGCGCTCCACCCAGCCCCACATCACGCCCCGCCGCCCGCAGCGGCTCCGGCACGCCCAGCGACCCGCACCGCATCGAGCGAACCCGCCGAGGAGGCCAGCCATGGCACCGGCACCACCCGACCCGCGCCCGCTCCTCACCATGTCCGCGATCACCAAGTCCTTCCCCGGCGTACGGGCCCTGGACGGCGTCGACCTCGATGTCGAAGCGGGCGAGGTGCACTGTCTGCTCGGCCAGAACGGGGCGGGCAAGTCCACCCTGATCAAGGTGATCGCCGGGGCGCATCAGCCCGACAGCGGCGAGATCCTCTGGCGGGGCGCACCGGTCACCCTCAAGTCGCCCATCGCCGCCATGCGGCTGGGGATCGCCACCATCTACCAGGAACTCGACCTGGTGGAGGGGCTGTCCGTCGCCGAGAACGTCTTCCTCGGCCATGAGATGGCCACCGCCGGTTTCGTCCGCTCCCGTGCGGCCCGCACCGCCGCCGCCGCGCTCCTGGCCCGGCTCGGGCATCCCGAGATCGACCCGGGACGGCTGGTCGGGGAGCTGTCCGCGGCCGGGCAGCAGATCGTCTCGATGGCCCGCGCGCTCTCCCACGACGTCCAGCTCATCGTGATGGACGAGCCGTCCGCGGCCCTCGACCCCGACGAGGTCGACAACCTCTTCCGCATTGTCGGCGATCTCACCGCCGCCGGGGTCGCCGTCGTGTACATCTCGCACCGGCTGGAGGAGATCCGCCGGATCGGCGACCGGGTCACCGTGCTCAAGGACGGCCGCGCCGCGGCCCGCGGGCTGTCCGCCCGCACCACCCCGACCCGTGAGGTGGTGGCCCTGATGACGGGCCGGGACGTGGAGTACGCGTTCCCGCGCCGCACCACGGCGCCTCCGGCCGCGAGCGCGGAGCCCGTGCTGCGGCTGGAGAACCTCGGCCGGGCGGGGGAGTTCGAACCGATCGACCTCGAGGTGGCGCCCGGCGAGATCGTCGGGCTCGCCGGGCTCGTCGGCTCCGGGCGGTCCGAGATCCTGGAGAGCGTCTACGGCGCCCGCCGTCCCACCTCGGGCCGGGTCCTGGTGGACGGCCGCGCGCTGCGCCCCGGCAGCGTGACCGCCGCCGTGCGCGCCGGGCTCGGGCTCGCCCCCGAGGAGCGCAAGGCGCAGGCGCTGCTGATGCTGGAGTCCGTCACCCGCAATGTCTCGGTCTCCTCGCTGCCCCGCTTCTCCCGCGCCGGGTGGGTGGACCGCGGCGCGGAGCGGGCGGCGGCCCGCCGGTGCGTACGCGACCTCTCGCTGCACCCCGACGACCCGGAGCGGCCGGTGCGCACCCTGTCCGGCGGCAATCAGCAAAAGGCCGTACTGGCCCGCTGGCTGCTGCGCGGCTGTCGGGTGCTGCTGCTGGACGAGCCGACGCGCGGGGTGGACGTCGGCGCCCGCGCCGAGTTGTACGCCGTGATCCGCCGACTCGCCGACGACGGCATGGCCGTCCTTCTCGTCTCCAGCGAACTGCCCGAAGTCCTGGGCCTCGCCGACCGGGTGCTGGTGCTCCGCGAGGGCCGCGTCGTCCATACGGCGCCCGCGCGGGAGCTGGACGAGCACCGCGTCCTCGATCTCGTCATGGAAGGGAGCCCGTCGTGAACTCACCCGGGAGCACGCCGGCGTCCAGCCCCCCGGCCGACCCCGCCCCGGTGCCGGGCGCGGGCGCCACGCTGACGGCCGGCCCGGTTGGCAAACCGCCGGCCGGCCGCACCGGCACCGATCCGCTGAGCAGGCTGCGGCGCCTGGCCGACCTGCGCAACCTCTCCCTCGTCGGGGTGCTGGCGGTGCTGATCGCCGTCGGCGGCTTCACCAAGCCCGATGAGTTCCTCAGCACCGACAACCTCCAGCTCGTGCTCACCCAGGCATCCGTCATCGGCGTCGTCACCGTCGGTGTGACCTTCGTCATCACCAGCGGCGGCATCGATCTGTCGGTCGGCGCGATGGTCGCCCTCGCCTCGGTGTGGGCCACCACGATCGCCACCCAGGAGTACGGACTCGGCGGCATCCTGCTCTGCGCGGTCCTGGTGGGGCTCGGCTGCGGACTGGTCAACGGGGTGCTCATCGCGTACGGCGGGATGGTCCCGTTCATCGCCACCCTCGCGATGCTCGCCTCCGCCCGCGGTCTCGCCCTGCAGATCAGCGACGGCAGGACCCAGGTCGTCACCGTCGACCCGGTCCTGGACCTCGGGCTCCCGGACTCCTACGTCCTCGGCATACCGCCGCTGGTGCTCATCTTCGCCGCCGTCACGGTCCTCGGCTGGCTGGTGCTCAACCGCACCACCTTCGGCCGGCGCACCGTCGCCATCGGCGGCAACGCGGAGGCGGCCCGGCTCGCGGGCATCGACGTCAAACGCCAGCGGCTGATGCTGTATCTGCTCTCCGGGCTGTGCTGCGGTGTCGCCGCCTTCATGCTGGTCGTCCTCACCGGCTCCGGCCAGAACACCAACGGCAACCTGTACGAACTCGACGCCATCGCCGCCGCGATCATCGGCGGCACGCTGCTCAGCGGCGGCCGCGGCACCATCACCGGCTCCGTCCTCGGCGTCCTCGTCTTCACCACCATCACCAATCTGTTCGCCCTGAACAACCTTCAGAGCGATGTCCAGCAGATCGCCAAGGGCGCGATCATCGTCGCCGCCGTCCTGGTACAGAAGGGTCGTTCGACGCCATGAGGTTCCCACAGAGCTCCTCCCCCACCAGCCGCAGAAACCTGCTCCTGGGCACCGCCGCGGCGGGCGCGATGTTCGCCGCCGGGTGTACCAGCAACGAGAACAACGACAGCGACGAGAACAGCAAACAGGCCGCGAACACCGCCAATGACAAGCCCGGTAAGGCGGTCACCATCGGCTTCGCCGGGCCCCAGGCCGACCACGGCTGGCTCAACGCCATCAACGAGCAGGCCAAGCGGCGCGCCAAGGAGTACAAGGACGTCACGCTGGAGATCACCGAGGGCTCCAACGACACCGCCCAGCAGATCGGGCAGATCGAGACCCTCATCAACAAGAAGGTCGACGTCCTGGTCATCCTGCCGGCCGACGGCAAGGCGCTGACCCAGGTCGGGCTCAAGGCGATGCGGGCGGGCATCCCGGTCGTCAACCTCGACCGCGTCTTCGCCTCGCCGCAGGCGTACCGCTGCTGGATCGGCGGCGACAACTACGGCATGGGCCTCAACGCCGGGCACTACATCGGCGAGCAGCTCAAGGACAAGAAGAACGCCAAGGTCATCGAGCTGGCCGGGATCGACAACCTGGAGCTGACCCGGCAGCGCACCGCGGGCTTCAACGACGCCCTGAAGAACTACCCGAACATCAAGAAGGTCGGCCGCCAGGCCGCCGAGTTCACCGTCGAGTCGGGCCAGTCGAAGATGGCCCAGCTCCTCCAGGCCCACTCCGACTTCGACGCCCTGTGGAACCACGACGACGACCAGGGCGTCGGCGCCGAGCGCGCCATCAAGCAGGCCGGGCGCGATGACTTCCTCATGGTCGGCGGCGCGGGCGCCAAGCACGCCATGGACGCCATCAAGGCCGACAACACCGTGCTGAAGGCCACCGTGCTCTACCCGCCGACCATGGCCGCCTCCGCCATCGACCTCGCCCGCGCGCTCGGCCAGGGCAAGGGCGTCGGTGGCCTCGCGGAGCTGGAGATCCCGGCCTCCCTCACCCTCTACTCCGCTGTCGTCACCAAGGACAACGTGGACGAATACCTCCCCACGGGATTCAGCTGAGCCCGCTGGAGGGCCAGACCCCCCACCTCGCGTCGGTTTGCGATCGTCAGAAGGAGTCCCATGGAAAGTCCTGAAGCGAAGACGCTCGGCGTCGGCATGGTCGGTTACGCCTTCATGGGCGCCGCACACTCCCAGGGCTGGCGTACCGTCGGCCGTGTCTTCGACCTGCCCACGCGCCCCGTGATGTCCGCCATCTGCGGGCGCGACGCGGACGCCGTGCGGGCCGCCGCGGACCGGCACGGCTGGGCGGCGGCCGAGACCGACTGGCGGTCGATGATCGCCCGGGACGATGTGCAGCTCGTGGACGTCTGCACCCCCGGCGACAGCCATGCCGAGATCGCCATCGCGGCCCTGGAGGCGGGCAAGCACGTGCTGTGCGAGAAGCCGCTCGCCAACTCCGTGACCGAGGCGCAGGCCATGGTGGAGGCGGCGCGCCGGGCACGGGAGCGCGGACAGGTGGCGATGGTCGGCTTCAACTACCGCCGCGCGCCCGCCATCGCGTACGCCCGCCGGATGGTGGCGCAGGGGCGGCTCGGCGTGCTGCGGCACGTACGGGTCACCTATCTGCAGGACTGGATCGTCGACCCGGAGTTCCCCCTGGTGTGGCGGCTGCGGCGGGAGTACGCGGGCTCCGGGGCACTCGGCGACCTGGGCTCGCACATCGTCGACCTGGCGCAGTATCTGGCGGGGGAGCGGCTGATCGGCGTCTCGGCGCTGACCGAGACGTTCATCCGGGAGCGGCCGCTGCCCGCCGGTGCGGTGGCGGGGCTCGGCGGCTCCGGGGCGGGCGGGGCGGCCCGCGGACCGGTGACGGTCGATGACGCGGCGCTGTTCACCGGGCGGTTCGGCTCCGGCGCGGTGGCCTCGTTCGAGGCCAGCCGGTTCGCCGCGGGCCGTAAGAACTCGCTCAGGATCGAGCTCAACGGCGATCACGGCTCGCTCGCCTTCGATCTGGAACGGCTCAACGAGCTGTCCTTCCACGATCACACCGAGCCCGCCGCCGACTCCGGCTTCCGCCGGATCCTGGTGACCGAGCCCGAGCACCCCTACCTGGACGCGTGGTGGCCGCCGGGCCACGCCCTCGGCTACGAGCACACCTTCGTCCACCAGGCGCGGGACATGGTGCTCGCGGTCGCCGAGGGGACCGGACCTGAGCCGTCCTTCGAGGACGGCCTGCAGGTGCAGCGGGTGCTCGCCGCCGTCGAGGAGAGCGCGGAGAAGAACTGCGTCTACACCCCCGTACCCGTCTGAGACAGGAGGCCGGAATGCCCAGACCCTTCACGCTCTTCACCGGCCAGTGGGCCGACCTTCCCCTGGAGGAGGTCTGCCGGCTGGCCCGCGACTTCGGTTACGACGGCCTGGAACTGGCCTGTTGGGGCGACCACTTCGAGGTGGACCGGGCGCTCGGCGAGCCCGGCTATCTGGACGGGCGCCACAGCCTGCTGGAGAAGTACGGCCTGAAGTGCTTCGCCATCTCCAACCATCTGGTCGGCCAGGCCGTGTGCGACTCGCCCATCGACGAACGCCACAAGGCCATCCTGCCGGGCCGGATCTGGGGCGACGGCGAGGCCGAGGGCGTCCGGCAGCGGGCCGCCGCGGAGATGGCCGACACCGCCCGCGCCGCGGCCGCCTTCGGGGTCCGTACCGTCATCGGCTTCACCGGCTCCTCCATCTGGCATCTGGTGGCGATGTTCCCGCCGGTGGTGCCGGGGATGATCGAGCGGGGCTACGAGGACTTCGCCGAGCGCTGGAACCCGATCCTCGACGTCTTCGACGCCGAGGGCGTGCGCTTCGCCCACGAGGTGCACCCCAGCGAGATCGCCTACGACTACTGGACCACCCACCAGGCCCTGGAGGCGCTCGGCCACCGCCCCGCCTTCGGGCTCAACTTCGACCCCAGCCACTTCGTCTGGCAGGACCTGGACCCGGTCGGCTTCCTGTGGGACTTCCGGGACCGGATCTACCACGTCGACTGCAAGGAGGCCCGGAAGCGGCTGGACGGCCGCAACGGACGCCTCGGCTCCCATCTTCCCTGGGGCGATCCCCGCCGCGGCTGGGACTTCGTCTCGGCGGGCCACGGCGATGTGCCGTGGGAGGACGTGTTCCGGATGCTGCGCTCGATCGGCTACGACGGTCCGGTGTCGGTCGAATGGGAGGACGCCGGGATGGACCGGCTCACCGGCGCCCCCGAGGCGCTGGCCCGGCTGAAGCACTTCGACTTCGACCCGCCGACGGCGTCGTTCGACGCGGCCTTCGGAGGCGGGGAGAAGTAGCCCGGCCCGTCCGGCGATCGAGGACCCGCCCGAAGGGCCCCTGGGTGGGGGACCGCACACCGCGCCCCCACCCAGCTTTGTCCTGCCCGTGGATGAAGCAGGGGTTACTTTGCGTCAAAGGGGTTTCCGGACCGGACAAACACCGCTACGGTCCTTGAGATGTACCGGTCACATAGGGGCCCCTCGCCCCGGACCGGTCATCCCGGCGCGACGGCGCGCGCCTGTGCCAGTCACGGCGGCCTGACGGCCCGCCCGTACACCCCCCTCTTTCCACGGAGGATCAGCGTGCACAGGAAAAGGCTTCGACTGCGCGGGCCCCTCGCGCTCGTCACGAGCGCCCTGCTCGTCGGCGCGGGGCTCGCGCTCACCGCTCCGCCGGCGGGCGCGGATCAACCGGCCCCGGCCGCCGAGGAGTTCCAGCAGGTCACCCTCGCCAAGGGCGAGCCCGAGATGGGCGAGCCGATGACCCTGGCGGTGCTCCCCG contains:
- a CDS encoding GntR family transcriptional regulator, which produces MLSRGLPNGAVPKLERPGPLRERVYEALLELITTRALRPGQHLVESELAGQLGVSRQPVREALQRLNTEGWVDLRPAQGAFVHEPTEEEADQLLTVRTLLEAEAARLAAAGIDAAGIAALEGLCAKGERAVLDDDVDGAVAANAEFHAKVMELAGNAVLSELAAQVDRRVRWYYTPVARQRGKQSWIEHRELIAAITAGDEHGATAVMRAHTEHTRRTYHDRERS
- a CDS encoding sugar phosphate isomerase/epimerase family protein, with the translated sequence MPRPFTLFTGQWADLPLEEVCRLARDFGYDGLELACWGDHFEVDRALGEPGYLDGRHSLLEKYGLKCFAISNHLVGQAVCDSPIDERHKAILPGRIWGDGEAEGVRQRAAAEMADTARAAAAFGVRTVIGFTGSSIWHLVAMFPPVVPGMIERGYEDFAERWNPILDVFDAEGVRFAHEVHPSEIAYDYWTTHQALEALGHRPAFGLNFDPSHFVWQDLDPVGFLWDFRDRIYHVDCKEARKRLDGRNGRLGSHLPWGDPRRGWDFVSAGHGDVPWEDVFRMLRSIGYDGPVSVEWEDAGMDRLTGAPEALARLKHFDFDPPTASFDAAFGGGEK
- a CDS encoding Gfo/Idh/MocA family protein — translated: MESPEAKTLGVGMVGYAFMGAAHSQGWRTVGRVFDLPTRPVMSAICGRDADAVRAAADRHGWAAAETDWRSMIARDDVQLVDVCTPGDSHAEIAIAALEAGKHVLCEKPLANSVTEAQAMVEAARRARERGQVAMVGFNYRRAPAIAYARRMVAQGRLGVLRHVRVTYLQDWIVDPEFPLVWRLRREYAGSGALGDLGSHIVDLAQYLAGERLIGVSALTETFIRERPLPAGAVAGLGGSGAGGAARGPVTVDDAALFTGRFGSGAVASFEASRFAAGRKNSLRIELNGDHGSLAFDLERLNELSFHDHTEPAADSGFRRILVTEPEHPYLDAWWPPGHALGYEHTFVHQARDMVLAVAEGTGPEPSFEDGLQVQRVLAAVEESAEKNCVYTPVPV
- a CDS encoding L-lactate MFS transporter, which encodes MPTNDRLGPLHRSRTLAPPGWSRWLVPPAALAVHLSIGQAYAWSVFKPPLESSMDLSGTASALPFQLGIVMLGLSAAFGGTLVERNGPRWAMFVSLVCFSSGFLVASLGAATSQYWLVVLGYGFIGGIGLGIGYISPVSTLMKWFPDRPGMATGIAIMGFGGGALIASPWSSWLMERFGTDNSGIAATFLVHGLTYAVFMTLGVLLVRVPADGWRPAGWEPPREQGHMVSAADVSARNAIRTPQFWCLWVVLCMNVTAGIGILEKAAPMIGDYFKDTDTPVTATAAAGFVALLSAANMAGRLVWSSTSDLIGRKNMYRIYLGVGALMYLAIAQLGDSSKPLFVVCALVILSFYGGGFSTVPAYLKDLFGTYQVGAIHGRLLTAWSVAGVLGPYIVNKVADHQEEAGKTGPGLYSLSLTIMIALLIVGFIANELVRPVHPRFHEPAPVTADTEAAPAEKGADR
- a CDS encoding ROK family transcriptional regulator, giving the protein MTARPANAHQARLLRLLRDGGPNSRAQLGDQIDLSRSKLAVEIDRLLETGLVAADGLAASRGGRRSHNIRLAPGLRLLGVDIGATSVDVAVTNAELEILGHLNQPMDVREGPVAVFEQVLDMAAKLRASGVAEGFDGAGIGVPGPVRFPEGVPVAPPIMPGWDGFPVREALSQELGCPVMVDNDVNLMAMGEQHAGVARSVKDFLCVKIGTGIGCGIVVGGEVYRGTTGSAGDIGHIQAEPDGRPCACGNHGCLEAYFGGAALARDAEAAARDGRSAELAARLEEVGSLAATDVAAAASAGDATALDLIREGGTRTGQVIAGLVSFFNPGLVVIGGGVTGLGHTLLAAIRTQVYRQSLPLATGNLPIVLGELGPAAGVTGAARLISDHLFSPA
- a CDS encoding ABC transporter permease, encoding MNSPGSTPASSPPADPAPVPGAGATLTAGPVGKPPAGRTGTDPLSRLRRLADLRNLSLVGVLAVLIAVGGFTKPDEFLSTDNLQLVLTQASVIGVVTVGVTFVITSGGIDLSVGAMVALASVWATTIATQEYGLGGILLCAVLVGLGCGLVNGVLIAYGGMVPFIATLAMLASARGLALQISDGRTQVVTVDPVLDLGLPDSYVLGIPPLVLIFAAVTVLGWLVLNRTTFGRRTVAIGGNAEAARLAGIDVKRQRLMLYLLSGLCCGVAAFMLVVLTGSGQNTNGNLYELDAIAAAIIGGTLLSGGRGTITGSVLGVLVFTTITNLFALNNLQSDVQQIAKGAIIVAAVLVQKGRSTP
- a CDS encoding substrate-binding domain-containing protein, producing the protein MRFPQSSSPTSRRNLLLGTAAAGAMFAAGCTSNENNDSDENSKQAANTANDKPGKAVTIGFAGPQADHGWLNAINEQAKRRAKEYKDVTLEITEGSNDTAQQIGQIETLINKKVDVLVILPADGKALTQVGLKAMRAGIPVVNLDRVFASPQAYRCWIGGDNYGMGLNAGHYIGEQLKDKKNAKVIELAGIDNLELTRQRTAGFNDALKNYPNIKKVGRQAAEFTVESGQSKMAQLLQAHSDFDALWNHDDDQGVGAERAIKQAGRDDFLMVGGAGAKHAMDAIKADNTVLKATVLYPPTMAASAIDLARALGQGKGVGGLAELEIPASLTLYSAVVTKDNVDEYLPTGFS
- a CDS encoding ribosomal protein L7/L12; this encodes MEIAAYVLLVALVLQYSLLESRIKKIQRRADRIEHKLDLILDHLDIEVVGPDLRRVTALLREGKKVEAIKAYRQLTDAGLKEAKEAVERIDATRG
- a CDS encoding sugar ABC transporter ATP-binding protein translates to MAPAPPDPRPLLTMSAITKSFPGVRALDGVDLDVEAGEVHCLLGQNGAGKSTLIKVIAGAHQPDSGEILWRGAPVTLKSPIAAMRLGIATIYQELDLVEGLSVAENVFLGHEMATAGFVRSRAARTAAAALLARLGHPEIDPGRLVGELSAAGQQIVSMARALSHDVQLIVMDEPSAALDPDEVDNLFRIVGDLTAAGVAVVYISHRLEEIRRIGDRVTVLKDGRAAARGLSARTTPTREVVALMTGRDVEYAFPRRTTAPPAASAEPVLRLENLGRAGEFEPIDLEVAPGEIVGLAGLVGSGRSEILESVYGARRPTSGRVLVDGRALRPGSVTAAVRAGLGLAPEERKAQALLMLESVTRNVSVSSLPRFSRAGWVDRGAERAAARRCVRDLSLHPDDPERPVRTLSGGNQQKAVLARWLLRGCRVLLLDEPTRGVDVGARAELYAVIRRLADDGMAVLLVSSELPEVLGLADRVLVLREGRVVHTAPARELDEHRVLDLVMEGSPS